The following coding sequences lie in one Silene latifolia isolate original U9 population chromosome 5, ASM4854445v1, whole genome shotgun sequence genomic window:
- the LOC141655578 gene encoding putative mitochondrial protein AtMg00860, protein MQCSPPQSPHLELIAKRLVDMDKETKEKGSEKRKAENEGGNQTSFKCDRFVVVFIDDILVYSKTNEEHEEHLRLVLQTLRHNQLYAKLSKCEFYLEKVAFLGRVISKDGVAVDPSKIKAVSNWEAPKNVVEIRSFLGLAGYYERFVKYFSKIARLMTTLMRKDTIFQ, encoded by the exons ATGCAATGTTCACCTCCGCAATCTCCACATCTAGAATTAATTGCTAAGAGGTTGGTTGACATGGACAAGGAGACCAAGGAAAAGGGGAGTGAGAAACGGAAGGCTGAGAATGAAGGTGGTAACCAGACAAGCTTCAAGTGTG ATAGATTCGTGGTGGTCTTCATTGATGATATTCTAGTATATTCCAAGACTAatgaagagcatgaggagcatttgagatTGGTATTGCAAACTTTGCGTCATAACCaattatatgctaagttgtccaaatGTGAGTTCTATTTGGAGAAGGTGGCCTTTCTGGGACGCGTGATTTCAAAGgatggtgtagctgtggatcctagtaagatcaAGGCAGTGTCAaactgggaagcaccgaagaatgttgtcGAAATTCGGAgcttcttgggtttagctggatattacgaGAGGTTCGTGAAATATTTTTCCAAGATTGCTAGGCtgatgacaactttgatgaggaaagacaCCATATTTCAATAG